The bacterium DNA window AATCCACCCCGCCGATCGTGGCGATGAAAGAAAAACCGAGGGACACCGCAAAGGAACGGGAGGAACTTCTGAAATACGAGGAGGCTGTCAGGCTGTTCAGGGAGGAGAAGCGAACGATGGAAGCCTTCCAGATGCTCGAGGGTTTCCTCAGGATGCACCCGAACAGTTCCTTTGCGGACGATGCCCTTCTGGAGCAGGCGCGCATCAGGATCTTCGAGGAGGAATCCGGGAAGGCTGTTTCCATTCTTATAAAGCTGCTCCACGATTTTCCGGCAAGCTACTTGAGGAAGGCAGCCAACCTGGAACTGGAGCGGATCTATTTCTCAGAGGAGAGGTGGAGAGACTGCATTGAAGCAGGTGACAACGTCCTGATCTTTGACACGCTACCTGATGAAAAGGTTGAAGCCCTTTCCATGAGGGCTGTCTGCCGGTTCCGTAAGAAGGATCGAATGAAAGCTGTTGACGATGCCATCCAGGCCAACCTGCTCACTTCAGGCGATGAGATGCATGCCAAAGCAGTCCAGGCCCTGGAGCTCATCGCATCCGAGTTGAAAGACCACGAACTTGAGACCATCATGTCACAGTCGGATGGAAGCCGGCCCTATGCCCTCATCGCCATGGTTCGTCTGGAGAGGGACATAGAAAAAGGGTACCAAGCCGAGGCCATGGCCAACCTTATGGACCTCCTCGTTCACTATCCCGGTGAGATCCCGGAAGAGAGGATCCAAAATATTTATGCCGGACTGCGCGACCATCTTCTGGGCCAGACCAACACTTTGGGTGCGGTCCTTCCTCTATCAGGCCGGTTCGCCGTCTATGGCCAGAAAGCTCTGCAGGGCATTCAGGCAGCCCTGGGCTTTCTGGGAGCACCAACTGACGAACAGTCTGCTACAGAGTTCAGGCTGTTGGTGAAAGATTCGGGCGCTGATCCCGTTCAGGCCGCCCAGGCGGTGAGGGACCTGTCCGAGACCCACCAGGTGATCAGCATCATCGGCCCCATATTCTCCCGCACGACACGGGCGGCCGCGGAAGCGGCGGAGGAATCGGGTACGCCCATCATCTCTCTTTCCCCCGACCCGGAGATACCCGCCCTCGGAAGGAACGTCTTCAGAAGGAGCCTGCTGGACTCTCAGCAGATCACCACAATCGTGCGCCTCCTCAACGATCGACTCATGATGAACCGCTTCGCCTTCCTCTATCCGGACAGCCCTTATGGTCGGGAGATGATGAACCTTTTCTGGGATGAAGTGGACAAGCGGGGAGGCGAGATCGTAGCGGCGGAAAGCTTTCCTCCCGGCCAGACCGATTTCGGCCCCCAGATCCGTGCAATGGTGGGCCTGAACCGTAAAATGACCCAGGAAGAGCTGGCCTTCAAGGAGGCCGGGGGAGATGTAGAACTTGCCCCCATCATTGATTTTGACGCCCTTTTTATCCCGGCGGATTACCAGACAGTAGGGCTCCTGGCCCCGCAGCTTGCATACTATGATGTCAATGAAGTGCTCCTCGTGGGATCGGACGGCTGGAACAGCCCCTGGCTGGTGGAGCTGGGTGAACACTACGTGGAGGGGGCCCTGTTTACAGGCGGATTTGTCCAGGATCTTGAAAACACAGCGATAAGGGAAATGTCCGAGAAATACTGGCTCACCTTCGGCGAGGACCCCCAGGGCCTGGCAGTTCAGGCTTACGACGCGGCCAGGATCATACGGGAGGGGGTAGCGTCGGGAATGGTCCGTAACAGGTCCACCATGCGCGAATACCTCATGAACCTGAAGGACTTCCCCTCCGCAGAGGGCTTGCTGACCACCGATGAGAACGGTGATATTCTCCAAAAACCCTACCTGCTCACCATCGTCGATGGGAAGATCCAGCGGTTTGAAATAGAATTTGATTAGAAGCGAATTTCATATCTCATGTCTCAAATTTCAAATCTCAAAGTTTCAATTCCAGTTCCTCAAATTATTAATCTGCCGCTCTTTTTGAGATCTGAGATCTGAGATTTGAGATCACGTCGCGCTT harbors:
- a CDS encoding penicillin-binding protein activator, which codes for MKEKPRDTAKEREELLKYEEAVRLFREEKRTMEAFQMLEGFLRMHPNSSFADDALLEQARIRIFEEESGKAVSILIKLLHDFPASYLRKAANLELERIYFSEERWRDCIEAGDNVLIFDTLPDEKVEALSMRAVCRFRKKDRMKAVDDAIQANLLTSGDEMHAKAVQALELIASELKDHELETIMSQSDGSRPYALIAMVRLERDIEKGYQAEAMANLMDLLVHYPGEIPEERIQNIYAGLRDHLLGQTNTLGAVLPLSGRFAVYGQKALQGIQAALGFLGAPTDEQSATEFRLLVKDSGADPVQAAQAVRDLSETHQVISIIGPIFSRTTRAAAEAAEESGTPIISLSPDPEIPALGRNVFRRSLLDSQQITTIVRLLNDRLMMNRFAFLYPDSPYGREMMNLFWDEVDKRGGEIVAAESFPPGQTDFGPQIRAMVGLNRKMTQEELAFKEAGGDVELAPIIDFDALFIPADYQTVGLLAPQLAYYDVNEVLLVGSDGWNSPWLVELGEHYVEGALFTGGFVQDLENTAIREMSEKYWLTFGEDPQGLAVQAYDAARIIREGVASGMVRNRSTMREYLMNLKDFPSAEGLLTTDENGDILQKPYLLTIVDGKIQRFEIEFD